Genomic window (Egicoccus halophilus):
GTGATGATGTCGCCGAACAGGTTCTCGGTCACCACCACGTCGAAGCGCTCGGGCTGGGTGACGAAGTACAGGCAGGCGGCGTCGACGTGGACGTAGTCGCGGGTGACGTCGTCGTACTCGGTGTCGCCGAGGTGTTCGAAGGTCTCCATCCACAGCGCGCCGGCGTGGACGAGCACGTTGGTCTTGTGCACCAGCGTGAGGTGGCCGCGCCGCGAGCGGGCCTGCTCGAACGCGAACCGCAGCACCCGCTCGACGCCGTGACGGGTGTTCACCGACTCCTGCGTGGCGACCTCCTGGGCCGTCCCGGCGTACAGACGCCCGCCCGCACCGGCGTAGACCCCTTCGGTGTTCTCGCGTACGACCACGAAGTCGCAGCGCTCGGGGGTCAGCCCGGCCACGGGGCTGCTGACGCCCGGGTAGAGCCTGACCGGCCGGTGGTTGACGTACTGGTCGAACGCGAAACGCAGCTTGAGCAGCAGCCCGCGTTCGATGACGCCGGGGGGCACGTCGGGGGTGCCGACGGCGCCGAGGTAGATCGCGTCGAAGCCGCGCAACTCCTCGAGCGTGGCGTCGTCGAGCACCTCGCCGGTCTCGCGGTAACGGCGTCCACCGAGGTCGTACTCGACCCGCTCGGTGGTGAAGTTCTCGAGCTGCTCGAGATGGTCGAGCACCTTGCATCCCTCGGCGACGACCTCGGGCCCGATGCCGTCGCCGCCCAGGATCGCGATCCGGTGGTCTGTCATGGTCCCCTCGTCGGTCGCCGTCGGTGGAGCGCGGATCCTAGAGGCGATCCCGCCGCGACAACGCCCGCGTCGACCGGCCCGCAGCGCGTAGGGTGCGGACGACGACACGTCGGCCGACGAGGGCATCGTGAGCTACCAGTCAGAGGTTCCACCGACCGGTCCGAGCGGCGGCCCTGCGCCCGCCTTCGCGGGGACGGCCGGGTTGGGCGCCCGCATCGGCGCCCGTCTGCTCGACGTGCTGATCGTCGGGATCCCGGCCGGCATCGTGCTCGGCCTGTTCGGTCTGCTGGGGGTCGCCCCGGGGGGTGACACCTGGATCGGCAACGCCGTCTTCAGCCTGCTGTGGTTCGGCTACTTCGTGTTCCTCGAGTCCAACCAGGGCGCGACGCTCGGCAAGCGGCTGCTCAACCTGCGGGTCGTGGTCGCCAGCGGCGCCAACCCGCCGGTCGACGTGGCCGCCAAGCGCAACGCGTGGATGCTGTTCGGGCTGATCCCGCTCCTGGGAGGTCCGCTCAGCGTGATCGCGACGATCGCGATCATCGTCACGATCGGCGCGAACGACCACAACCGTGGGGTGCACGACAACGTCGCCGGTACCGCGGTCATGCGCACCTGACGGTGCCGGCCTCCACCACCCTGCCCGGGGAACCGGCGGCGCTCGGCAACCGCTTCGTCGCCAAGCTGGTCGACGCGCTGGTGATCCTCGCCGTGCTGGTGCCGCTGTTCCTGCTCGGCGGTCCCGACGGTACGGACCGGGTCGTGACCGTCACCTCCGCCCTGCTCGGCTACGTCTACTTCGTCGTGGCCGACGCGACCGGCGGCACGCTGGGCAAGCGGCTGCTGCAGCTGCGGGTGGTCGGCCCGGACGGCCGGCCCCCGGGCATGGGCCCGTCCGCGGTGCGCAACCTGTGGGCATTGACGTCGCTGCTGCCGACCGTCGTCGGGCAGCTCGTCGCCGTGGTCGTCAGCGTCGTGATCGCGGTCACGATCGCGCGCTCGCCGGCCGACGTCGGGATCCACGACCGGTACGCGGCGACGTTCGTCCGTGCCGGACGATGATGCGGGACACGGAGGTCGACCCGCCGGCGCTGCGGCGCGCGCTGCTCGAGCTCGCTCCCTGGCTCGCCGGGACCGAGGTCGGTCCCGCCGTGGTCGAGGCCGGCGACTGCGACCGCTGCGGGGGCGCCCCCCGGCTGCTGCCGCTGTGCGGACCGGTGTCCTGGACGGCCGTGTGCCGCGACTGTGGACTCGCGCTGGGCGAGGACGGCTGGTGCGACGGTCACGCCGACCAGGGCGCGGCGGCGCGCGACTGGGCGGCGGCACTGCCCGACACCTGGCCGACGCTCGTCCTGCTGTGGTGGCTGGCGACCGGGGAGCTGCGGGCGATCGACCCGACCGCACGGCGCCGGACGGATTTCGAGCCCCTGCCGGCGCCGGTGCGTGCCGCGCTGGGCACCGCCGACTGACGTGAGGCCGGCACCGTCGCGGCCACTGGACGGCTGCGCGCGACACCTCTACCTTGCTGTGCAAGGGAGCGGGTCCGGGAGGAGCGCCGGATGGCCGATGCGGGCACCTCGCGGACGTCGCTGTTGCTGCGCGGCATCCTCGACGCCTGCCTGCTCGCGCTGGTGGCCGAACGCGACCGCTACGGCTACGAGCTGGCCACCGCCCTGCGCGACGCCGGGCTGCCGCTGGTCGCGGACGGGACCATCTACCCGGCGTTGTCACGGCTCGAGAAGCGCGGACACGTCGAGAGCTACCGCGTCCCGGCCGCCGGCGGACCGCCCCGCCGTTACTACCGCCTGACGCCCGCCGGACACGAGGAGCTGGCGACGGCCCGGGCGGTGTGGCGCACCGTGACCGGCGGCGTCGACGCCGTGCTCGCCCGAGGAGACGACCATGTCCTCACAACGCCCACTGGCTGACCCGCCGCCGATGGAGCGACGGATCGAGCAGACCGTCCGTCGTGCCCGCCGGCACTGGTACCGCGTCGGGATGCCGCTCGGCGAGCGTCGACGCCACGCCGCCGAGCTGCGCGACCACCTCGTCACCGTCACCGAACGCGGTGGCAGCATCGAGGACGTCGTCGGGACCGACCTCGAGGCGTTCGCCAACGACTGGTTCGTCGCGGGGCTGCGGCGGCCGGTGCTCGACGTCACACTGCAGCTCGCGGCCGCGGTGCTGCTCGTGCCCGCGCTGCTCGTGCTGCTGGCACCGCTGCTCGGCCACGACCGGTTCGGTTTCGCGCCCGCGGCGCTGGCCTACACCGGCGGGATCGCCGGCGCCGCGGTGAGCGCGAACGTCCTGCGCCGGTTCCGTCACCGGCTGGACGGGGCCGCGTTCACCTGGGCCGTGCTCGGCCTGTGCCTCGCCGGAGCGGTGGTCGGCACGACCCTGCGGGCCTGGCTCGAGGCGCGCGACGCCGCCTTCGTGACCGTGCCCGTCTGGCTCGCCGTCGGCCTGCTCGTCGGGTCGATGGTGCTCCTGCTGGCCGCTCGTCGGCTACGTCGATCCGGCGCCGTCCGGTGAGACGTCCCCGGGCCGCACGCCGTGCTCGGCGAGGAAGGCCCGGACCCCGTCCGCGTCGCGGTAGCGGTGGGCCGCGATGCCCAGCTCGCGCGCACCGGTGACGTTCTCCTCGCGGTCGTCGACGAACAACACCTCGTCGGCGCCGACGTCGAGCGCCCCGAGCAGTGCGGTGTAGAAGCCGGCGGCGGGCTTGCGGACACCGAGGTGACAGGAGGCGAGCACACGCTCGAATCGTCCCGCGAGCAGGGTCCCCGCCAGGCCGTCGATCCACCGCGGATAGTTGCTCGCGGTCGCCCGCACGACCACACCGTCGAGTCCGTCGAGCAGTTCGGCCATGCCCGGCAACCAGGTCGTGCCGGCGAGCCGGGTGCGGTGGAAGGCGTCCGCGTCGACGGCGATGCCACAGGTCGCGAAGCTGGACCAGTAGTCGGACTCGGCCAGCTCGTCGCGCTCCAGTGCCGGGTACGCACCCGGCGGCCGGCGGGCGAACAGCTCGTCGAGCGACAGCCCGGTCGCGGCGCGCAGCGCGTCGCGATAGGGGTCGCGGACCACGGTGTCCATCAGGTCGAAGGCCACGACCCGGATCATCCGTCGCCGCCCGCGCCGCCCGCCGCCCCGTCCGTGCCGTCGCCATCGCCGCCCGCCGCGGCGGCCAGGACCGCCAGGCGGCGGTCGATCTGCTCGGCGGAGAGCTCGCCCAGCACCCGGTCGAGTTCCCCGTCCGGGGAGACGAACAGCCACGCCGGCTGCACGCGGACGCCGAGCGCGGACCACGCCGAACCGTCGTCGTCGACCAGTGTGGTCATGTCGGCCAGCCCGTGGCGGTCGCGGAAGTCGTGCATGGCCGCGTCGTCGTCCTGCGCGGCGATGCCGACGACCTCGACCCGGTCGCCGTAGCGTGCCAGCGCCTCCGCGACCGCGGGGGCCTCACGGTTGCACTGCGTTCACCACGGCGTCCACAGCCACAGCGCGGCGGCCCGGCCGCGCAGGTCGCCGAGATCGATCTCCCCGCCGTCGAGCGAGCGGCCGGAGACGGCGTACACCGGTGCCGCCGGCGCGGCCGTCGAGGACCCGGGGGCGTCCGCCGGGGCCTCCTCCGTCGCGCCCCCGTCGGCCGTCTGTGGCGGGTCCTGCCCGTCGTCGCACCCGCTCAGCACCCACGCGCAGACCAGCGCGACCGCGGTCACACGACGGCGGTGGGGGGTGGGCACCGGCAACCTCGGGGTCGGTCACGTAGGTTCGTCGACCCTAGCGCCGCCGGACGCCCGCGACCGACGCGCCGTCGTACGGCCGTCGTGCCGACGCGCGACCGGCGGACCAGCCGACCCGACGACGCCAGGAGCGCCCATGGACGCCCGTCAGCGACTCGAGACGACCACCGACGGCCGCCGCGACGAGCTGGTCGCGTTGTCGCACGGCGTGCACGGCGACGCCGAGGTCGGGTTCGAGGAGCACCGCTCCTCGCAACGGGTGGCCGAGACGCTGGCCGCCGGCGGCTTCACGGTCGAGCACGGGGTCGCCGGTCTCGACACCGCGGTGGTCGCCCGCGCCGGCTCCGGCCCCCTGCGCATCGGGATCTGTGCCGAGTACGACGCCCTGCCCGGCATCGGCCACGCGTGCGGGCACAACGTCATCGCCGCCGCGGCCGTCGGTGCCGGGCTCGCCCTCGCCGAGGTCGCCGACGACCTCGGGATCGAGGTCGTGGTGCTCGGCACGCCCGCCGAGGAGGGTGGCGGCGGCAAGGTGCTGATGATGGACGGCGGCGCCTTCGACGGCCTGCACGCCGCGATGATGGTGCACCCCGCCCCCTTCGAGGCCGCGCAGATGACGTGCCTGGCCGTGCAGCACTTCGAGGTCCGCTACCGCGGCCGCTCGGCCCACGCCTCGGCCTACCCGCAGCTCGGCGTCAACGCCGCCGACGCGCTGACGGTGGCCCAGGTCGGCATCGGCCTGCTGCGCCAGCACATCCGTCCGACCGACCGCATCCACGGCATCGTGACCGACGGCGGCGACGCGCCCAACATCGTTCCCCACCGCACCGGCGGCACCTGGTACGTGCGTTCGCGCACCCTGACCGAACTGGCCGACCTGTACCCGCGGGTGCAGCGCTGCTTCGAGGCGGGAGCGCTGGCGACCGGGGCGACCGTCGGCTTCGACGAACC
Coding sequences:
- a CDS encoding 3-isopropylmalate dehydrogenase, encoding MTDHRIAILGGDGIGPEVVAEGCKVLDHLEQLENFTTERVEYDLGGRRYRETGEVLDDATLEELRGFDAIYLGAVGTPDVPPGVIERGLLLKLRFAFDQYVNHRPVRLYPGVSSPVAGLTPERCDFVVVRENTEGVYAGAGGRLYAGTAQEVATQESVNTRHGVERVLRFAFEQARSRRGHLTLVHKTNVLVHAGALWMETFEHLGDTEYDDVTRDYVHVDAACLYFVTQPERFDVVVTENLFGDIITDLGAAVQGGMGLAASGNLDPTRRAPSMFEPVHGSAPDIAGTGRADPVAAVMSLGQMLAFLGEDAAAARIDTAVGVLLGERGGSSGSAYSTAEVGDRLVELVAR
- a CDS encoding RDD family protein, with protein sequence MSYQSEVPPTGPSGGPAPAFAGTAGLGARIGARLLDVLIVGIPAGIVLGLFGLLGVAPGGDTWIGNAVFSLLWFGYFVFLESNQGATLGKRLLNLRVVVASGANPPVDVAAKRNAWMLFGLIPLLGGPLSVIATIAIIVTIGANDHNRGVHDNVAGTAVMRT
- a CDS encoding RDD family protein; the encoded protein is MPASTTLPGEPAALGNRFVAKLVDALVILAVLVPLFLLGGPDGTDRVVTVTSALLGYVYFVVADATGGTLGKRLLQLRVVGPDGRPPGMGPSAVRNLWALTSLLPTVVGQLVAVVVSVVIAVTIARSPADVGIHDRYAATFVRAGR
- a CDS encoding PadR family transcriptional regulator — protein: MADAGTSRTSLLLRGILDACLLALVAERDRYGYELATALRDAGLPLVADGTIYPALSRLEKRGHVESYRVPAAGGPPRRYYRLTPAGHEELATARAVWRTVTGGVDAVLARGDDHVLTTPTG
- a CDS encoding HAD-IA family hydrolase, with protein sequence MIRVVAFDLMDTVVRDPYRDALRAATGLSLDELFARRPPGAYPALERDELAESDYWSSFATCGIAVDADAFHRTRLAGTTWLPGMAELLDGLDGVVVRATASNYPRWIDGLAGTLLAGRFERVLASCHLGVRKPAAGFYTALLGALDVGADEVLFVDDREENVTGARELGIAAHRYRDADGVRAFLAEHGVRPGDVSPDGAGST
- a CDS encoding M20 family metallopeptidase, coding for MDARQRLETTTDGRRDELVALSHGVHGDAEVGFEEHRSSQRVAETLAAGGFTVEHGVAGLDTAVVARAGSGPLRIGICAEYDALPGIGHACGHNVIAAAAVGAGLALAEVADDLGIEVVVLGTPAEEGGGGKVLMMDGGAFDGLHAAMMVHPAPFEAAQMTCLAVQHFEVRYRGRSAHASAYPQLGVNAADALTVAQVGIGLLRQHIRPTDRIHGIVTDGGDAPNIVPHRTGGTWYVRSRTLTELADLYPRVQRCFEAGALATGATVGFDEPGPAYSEFLADQALCELYTAEAEAIGRQFPSPEQEDTALAGSTDMANVSLAMPSIHPMLGIDARGAVNHQPEFTAACVTPTADRAVRDGALAMARTVVAATEDDAVRDRLLARAYEAPRRS